In the Alphaproteobacteria bacterium genome, CGATCTACGTGACGGCGCTCTCGGCCCTATTTCTTGGAGAGAAAGTCGGCTGGCGGCGCTGGCTCGCGGTTCTGGCCGGGTTCACCGGCGTGCTGGTCGCGTTGCGGCCTTCGGCCGCGACGCTGACCTGGCCGGCGCTCATTGCGCTCGCCGGCAGCATCGCCTTTGCGCTGCTGATGATCGTGACGCGCATGCTGCGCGAGACCCACGACATCGTGCTGATGACCAGCCAGATGTCCGGCACCTTTGCGCTTGGCGCTGCGACGACACCCTTTGCCTGGGTGATGCCGTCGCTGTTCGATGCGAGCTTCATGCTCGTGATCGGCGCGATTTCGATTGGCGCGCAGCTCTCGATCAATCGCTCGCTCAAGCTCGCGCCTGCGAGCGTGGTCGTGCCCTACCAGTATTCGATGCTCGTGTGGGCGATCCTGTTCGGCTACGTCGGCTTTGGCGACGTGCCGGACGGCTTCATGCTCGCAGGCTCGGCCATCATCGTTGCGGCGGGACTCTACATCTTCCATCGCGAGCAGGTCGCTGCACGGCGTGAGCCGGAGTTTCAGCCGGTTGCCTGACCGGCGCTGGACGCTGCGAAGCCCGCACGGGTCAGGCTCGTATTGACGTGCAACACATCTTTCCGATGCGGGTTCGAGAAGAACATGGCCTCTCCATCGCACGCAAAGCCGAGCTTCTCCTGAATGCGCAAGGATGCGGCATTCCCCGCAAAGGCGCCGCTGTAGATCGTGTCCTCGGGAATTGTCGCAAAAACGTGGGTAAGAAGCGCGCCCACCGCTTCGGTCATGAAACCATTGCCCCAATAGGGTTCGCCGAGCCAGTAGCCGAGCGAGTAGCCGCGCTCGCGCTGGACCATGCTCGCCGGCTTGACGATGACATCGGCGATACCGATCAGTTCGCCGTCGAGTGTGATCGCGCCCCCGATTGCGCCGCCATCACCGTTCGCTCGGGAGCGCACAAAGGCGCGAGCATCGTCGAGCGTGTATGGCCACGGCGGCGACGAAAGCCCGCGCATCACCTCCCAATTGTTGAACAGAGCATAGAGGCGATCGGCATAATTCTCGCGCGGCGGCCGCAGGTGAGGCCGGCGCGTGCGCGCATCGA is a window encoding:
- a CDS encoding DMT family transporter: MTDQAGRSVLAGIGLMSLGVFLFCVNDAIGKWLVATYPVGEFLAVRSGATLVLLAPFIWRVGRAVFIGAPRPGMQLLRMALGTTEVALFFWAIVYLPLADAITFYLAGPIYVTALSALFLGEKVGWRRWLAVLAGFTGVLVALRPSAATLTWPALIALAGSIAFALLMIVTRMLRETHDIVLMTSQMSGTFALGAATTPFAWVMPSLFDASFMLVIGAISIGAQLSINRSLKLAPASVVVPYQYSMLVWAILFGYVGFGDVPDGFMLAGSAIIVAAGLYIFHREQVAARREPEFQPVA
- a CDS encoding GNAT family N-acetyltransferase, whose protein sequence is MAILVTQIDARTRRPHLRPPRENYADRLYALFNNWEVMRGLSSPPWPYTLDDARAFVRSRANGDGGAIGGAITLDGELIGIADVIVKPASMVQRERGYSLGYWLGEPYWGNGFMTEAVGALLTHVFATIPEDTIYSGAFAGNAASLRIQEKLGFACDGEAMFFSNPHRKDVLHVNTSLTRAGFAASSAGQATG